A region from the Anoplolepis gracilipes chromosome 2, ASM4749672v1, whole genome shotgun sequence genome encodes:
- the LOC140663259 gene encoding cyclin-dependent kinase 2: MDNFVKIEKIGEGTYGVVYKAMDKLTGKLVALKKIRLETEREGVPSTAIREISLLKDLTHPNIIQLFDVVDGNKHLYLVFEFLQQDLKKLLDSVKGGLEPALVKSYLYQLLKAISFCHLRCILHRDLKPQNLLIDREGHIKLADFGLARMIGVPVRTYTHEVVTLWYRAPEVLLGTKLYICALDIWSLGCIFAEMATRRALFPGDSEIDQLFRIFRILGTPDETIWPGVTQLPDYTSRFPRWDANNLGDVLPTFDDDAKDLISNMLTYDPNQRITARKALSHPYFVEVKLIPPPLPKKN, from the exons ATGGACAACTTCGTGAAGATCGAGAAGATAGGGGAGGGAACGTATGGAGTTGTCTACAAGGCCATGGACAAGCTCACCGGGAAGCTGGTGGCGCTCAAGAAGATTCGACTAGAAAC GGAAAGAGAAGGCGTCCCGTCCACCGCTATACGAGAGATATCGTTATTGAAAGACCTCACACATCCAAACATCATACAATTGTTCGATGTCGTAGACGGTAATAAACATCTGTATCTCGTTTTTGAATTTCTGCAGCAGGATCTTAAAAAGTTGCTAGACTCCGTTAAAGGAGGCTTAGAACCAGCTCTGGTCAAG aGTTATCTCTACCAATTATTGAAAGCTATTTCCTTTTGCCACCTCCGTTGTATATTGCACAGAGACTTAAAACCGCAGAATCTATTAATAGACCGAGAAGGTCATATAAAACTAGCTGATTTTGGATTAGCCAGGATGATCGGCGTTCCTGTGCGCACGTATACGCATGAGGTTGTCACGCTTTGGTATCGGGCACCGGAAGTTCTTTTAGGAACTAAATTGTACATTTGCGCGTTGGATATATGGAGTCTTGGCTGTATATTCGCGGAAATG GCAACCAGGAGAGCTCTATTTCCTGGTGATTCGGAGATAGATCAGTTATTTAGGATATTTCGCATACTCGGTACGCCAGATGAAACAATCTGGCCAGGAGTAACACAGCTTCCGGATTATACATCCAGATTTCCGAGATGGGATGCAAATAATTTAGGCGACGTTTTACCTACTTTCGATGACGATGCCAAAGATTTAATTTCA aaTATGCTGACATACGATCCTAATCAGAGGATAACGGCAAGAAAAGCATTGAGTCATCCTTATTTCGTTGAAGTTAAATTAATTCCACCTCCACTGCCAAAGAAAAACTGA